The nucleotide sequence TTTCCAAAAGAGAAAGctttccacacaaaaaaaaaagaaaaaaaaaagaaacacacacacaagttTTGTTCAATCTTTGAGGtaaagattggatttttttttgataaaaattgtcGTGAATGAAATGGGGGAGCTTTTGTTGTCTCGTCTACTATTGAATCAGTCAACCTCATCCATTGTTGCTTATCTCAAAAGGTATTTTCTTagaggttcttcttcttagaaAAAGTTAAGTTGGGGGTTCTCTGATACTTTGAATGtaatttatagcaaaaaggCAAGATTTTGAATTGTAATTTCGATATGTATATTTCTCGGATGGGTTTGAGTCGGAGTTTCCCGCCGCCTTTTGGGGGATTTCGGGAActtttagggttagggttggaTATTGTGTTTCTCTAGCAgtcttctctccttttcttgagactaaaagagtttttttttaattgtttttttttgggttcctGGGGATTGAGATTTGGGATCTTAATCAACATGTGGGTTAATTGGGAGATCTGGGATTTGGGAGATCTTGTGAAggattgaaaaaaagaaaaaagctttatTATAGATTTAAGAATGGacaagaagtgaagaagaaggtggaagttttgtttttgtgtgtgaaatGAAAGGTTCTTCTATTCTTGCTGTTTTGTCAATGGAGAATCATCATCCTTCAACGCTCTTATCTATGGATTCTAGTGGTTCATCTCATGAGGAACTTGATCTTGAGATGAACAATGGTAATAGGCAAATCACTCTTTACAATCCACCAGACATCAATCTGCCTTTGTCTGTAGGACGAAGCTCTCCTTCTTGGAACTTGGATTCTTGTGATAACATTTTGGATGTTGGTCTTAGCTCCCATGTCTACGAGACCGAGACTTTTCTCAATGTGGTTCCCAGTAAAGTCGCCAAGAAATGCTTGAAACGAGGTGATAGTATGTGGGGAGCTTGGTTTTTCTTTAGCTTCTACTTCAGACCTGCGTTGAATGAGAAATCAAAGTCTAAGGTCATTAGGGAAGCTAGTACtggagtaggaggaggaggatgttttagtgGGTTTGATAAATCTGATCTCAAGCTTGATGTGTTTCTTGTTCAGCATGATATGGAGAACATGTACATGTGGGCTTTTAAGGATAAACCTGATAATGCTCTCGGGAAAATGCAGTTGAGAAGCTATATGAATGGGCATTCTCGTCAGGGCGAGCGTCCGTTTCCCTTTAGCGCAGAGAAAGGCTTTGTTCGGTCTCACCGAATGCAGAGGAAGCATTACAGGGGACTCTCTAATCCTCAATGTCTTCATGGGATAGAGTTTGTGCCTTCGCCGAGTTTGTTGTGTGTcagtgaagaagataagaagagatGGATGGAGCTGACGGGTCGAGATTTGAAGTTCACCATCCCTCCTGATGCTAGTGATTTCGGTTCATGGAGGAATCTTCCCAACACGGATATTGAGCTTGAGAGACCGCCTCATGTTACAAAACCTGCACCAAATAACGCCAAGAAGATTCTCAATGGCTCTGGCTTACATTTGACAAGTAATGCCTCTTTCAGTAGCAATGGGGAGTCTTCGGATCAATCTCCAGGAggagtcaacaacaacaagaagagaaaagagttttTATCTCCGGGAAGCAGTGAAGAAGAATGTTGTTTGACTGTTAACAACATTGAGACTCACCATGCCAAGGACCCTCCCAGTTGGGTAAACGACTTCACTGGAGTGATGAAGAACAGCTGCGGACCCGTGACTGCAGCAAAAACGGTGTACGAGGACGAAGAAGCTTATCTGGTTGTGATAACTCTACCGTTTGTGGATTTGAACACCGTGAAGGTTTCATGGAGGAACAATATCACAAATGGTATCGTGAAGGTCACAGGATTGAGCACTTCAAGGGCTTCATATGTGAAGAGACGGAACCGGACTTTCAAGCTAGTTGATCAGACGGCTGAGCATTGTCCTCCGGGGGAATTCATGAGGGAGATTCAATTGCCAAATCGGATTCCGGAAGAAGCAAACATCGAAGCATATTTTGATGGGACTGGACCAGTTTTAGAGATTGTGGTTCCAAAACTGAGAGGAGGAGTGGAGGAAGAACACGAGGTTAGAGTTCGTCTACGGTCACACCACCTCGGATGAAAGATGCTACCaatgttttatgtgtttgtagAAGTATTTTGTTGTGTACAATGGGAGAATAAGCAAAAGCAGAAGCATAAGTGCTGTTTTCAAGTATAACATTTTCACTTCACTCTTTTCTGCTTCGGTTGCGAACgtgcaatatatatatttttaattcttcaGAGCAAGTTGTATTTaaccatattttaattttgattactagtatacaagttttttttgtttcccatgtaaagatttcatttttatagAGACAAAAGATTAGTTTTATCGTTTTGTCTACTGCTCAATCCCATTTTTGGTAGCCCTATGAAGAATTCGACACAAATTATGTATGTAACCAGTTATATCACTAAGCATTTTAAAGAGAAAGGGTCACCAGACAAACAACAAACAGAGAGTTACTGGGctcaaataaaaaagataaatcataAAAGAACCAACACAAAACAATGACCAAGAAACAACTTAGTCGACCTCCTCGATCTTAGGGCCAGCACCGCCTGGAGCAGGAGGAGCATCTTCGTCCATAGCATGGGGACCTGGACCACCGGCTTCACCACCAGCTCCTTGGTACACCTTGGCGATGATTGGGTTGCAGATGCTCTCCAACTCCTTCATCTTGTCTTCAAACTCGTCAGTTTCAGCCAACTGGTTACCCTCCAGCCACTGAATCGCCTGCTCAATGGAGTcctcgatcttcttcttgtctgCTGCGGGAACCTTCTCACCAATCTTCTCGTCCTGGATGGTGTTCCTCATGTTGTAAGCGTAGTTCTCTAGAGCATTCTTGGCTTCAACCTTCTTCTTGTGCTCCTCGTCCTCAGACTTGTACTTCTCTGCTTCTTGAACCATCTTCTCGATCTCATCCTTGGAGAGACGACCCTTGTCNNNNNNNNNNNNNNNNNNNNNNNNNNNNNNNNNNNNNNNNNNNNNNNNNNNNNNNNNNNNNNNNNNNNNNNNNNNNNNNNNNNNNNNNNNNNNNNNNNNNNNNNNNNNNNNNNNNNNNNNNNNNNNNNNNNNNNNNNNNNNNNNNNNNNNNNNNNNNNNNNNNNNNNNNNNNNNNNNNNNNNNNNNNNNNNNNNNNNNNNNNNNNNNNNNNNNNNNNNNNNNNNNNNNNNNNNNNNNNNNNNNNNNNNNNNNNNNNNNNNNNNNNNNNNNNNNNNNNNNNNNNNNNNNNNNNNNNNNNNNNNNNNNNNNNNNNNNNNNNNNNNNNNNNNNNNNNNNNNNNNNNNNNNNNNNNNNNNNNNNNNNNNNNNNNNNNNNNNNNNNNNNNNNNNNNNNNNNNNNNNNNNNNNNNNNNNNNNNNNNNNNNNNNNNNNNNNNNNNNNNNNNNNNNNNNNNNNNNNNNNNNNNNNNNNNNNNNNNNNNNNNNNNNNNNNNNNNNNNNNNNNNNNNNNNNNNNNNNNNNNNNNNNNNNNNNNNNNNNNNNNNNNNNNNNNNNNNNNNNNNNNNNNNNNNNNNNNNNNNNNNNNNNNNNNNNNNNNNNNNNNNNNNNNNNNNNNNNNNNNNNNNNNNNNNNNNNNNNNNNNNNNNNNNNNNNNNNNNNNNNNNNNNNNNNNNNNNNNNNNNNNNNNNNNNNNNNNNNNNNNNNNNNNNNNNNNNNNNNNNNNNNNNNNNNNNNNNNNNNNNNNNNNNNNNNNNNNNNNNNNNNNNNNNNNNNNNNNNNNNNNNNNNNNNNNNNNNNNNNNNNNNNNNNNNNNNNNNNNNNNNNNNNNNNNNNNNNNNNNNNNNNNNNNNNNNNNNNNNNNNNNNNNNNNNNNNNNNNNNNNNNNNNNNNNNNNNNNNNNNNNNNNNNNNNNNNNNNNNNNNNNNNNNNNNNNNNNNNNNNNNNNNNNNNNNNNNNNNNNNNNNNNNNNNNNNNNNNNNNNNNNNNNNNNNNNNNNNNNNNNNNNNNNNNNNNNNNNNNNNNNNNNNNNNNNNNNNNNNNNNNNNNNNNNNNNNNNNNNNNNNNNNNNNNNNNNNNNNNNNNNNNNNNNNNNNNNNNNNNNNNNNNNNNNNNNNNNNNNNNNNNNNNNNNNNNNNNNNNNNNNNNNNNNNNNNNNNNNNNNNNNNNNNNNNNNNNNNNNNNNNNNNNNNNNNNNNNNNNNNNNNNNNNNNNNNNNNNNNNNNNNNNNNNNNNNNNNNNNNNNNNNNNNNNNNNNNNNNNNNNNNNNNNNNNNNNNNNNNNNNNNNNNNNNNNNNNNNNNNNNNNNNNNNNNNNNNNNNNNNNNNNNNNNNNNNNNNNNNTTACCATTGAAGAAATCTTGGAGAAGCTGTTGAACTTTGGGGATACGGGTAGAACCACCGACAAGAACAACTTCGTGGACTGAGCTCTTGTCCATCTTAGCATCACGGAGACACTTCTCAACAGGCTCCATACACTTCCTGAAAAGATCCATGTTAAGCTCTTCGAATCTAGCTCGGGTAATTGGAGCAAAGAGGTCAGCTCCTCCATAGAGAGAGTCAATCTCGATGGTCGTTTGCGCCGTGGAAGAAAGAGTTCTCTTTGCTCTTTCGCAAGCTGTTCTCAGCCTCCTAAGGGGTCTGGCGAGGCCAGTGATGTCCTGCTTGCTCTTCCTCTTAAACTCTTGAACGAAGTGGTTAACCATTCTGTTATCGAAATCTTCACCACCAAGATGAGTGTCTCCAGCAGTAGCCTTGACCTCAAAGATACCTTCTTCAATTGTAAGAAGAGAGACATCAAAAGTACCACCACCAAGATCAAAGATGAGAACGTTCTTCTCTCCAACGCTGGTGGCCTTCTTGTCAAGACCGTAGGCAATGGCAGCAGCAGTGGGCTCGTTGATGATACGCAGAACATTCAAACCAGCAATGACACCAGCATCCTTTGTGGCTTGACGCTGAGAGTCATTGAAGTAAGCAGGAACGGTGACCACAGCGTTCTTGATAGTGGTGCCAAGGTAAGCTTCACTAATCTCACGCATCTTAATGAGAACCATGGAAGAGATCTCCTCAGCGGAGAACTGTTTCTCTTCACCCTTGTAGTTGACTACAATCATTGGTTTCTCAGCAGTTCCTGAAGAGATGATAGTGAAAGGCCACAGCTTCCTGTCGCTTTGGACAGATGCGTCACTGAATCTACGACCAATCAACCTCTTTGCATCtgtcaaaattaaacaaaaacaacatcaatAGACCgaacacacaaaaatcaaagtCAAAGTCAACACTACAGACCAAATCATCAACTTAGACTAAAATTCTTTGGTCAATGGAGATAAAAATCCTAACTTTTCAACAAATTTTCACAAGAATAGTTCATAATCAACAAAGGGTATAACGCAAAGAAGTAAATTaactcaaaccctaaatcaaaaatcaatagaccggacacacaaaaatcaaaatcaaagcgAATCAAGTTTTAAGAACAGAGTTTACAAATCATCAATAATACTAAAATTCTTTGGTCAGAGAGATAAAAAtcctaactttttaacaaattcaCAAGAATAGTTCATAATCAGCTTACGGTACAACTCAAAGAAGTAATTtaactcaaaccctaaaaatcatcCTATACAAAC is from Camelina sativa cultivar DH55 chromosome 20, Cs, whole genome shotgun sequence and encodes:
- the LOC104768416 gene encoding uncharacterized protein LOC104768416 translates to MKGSSILAVLSMENHHPSTLLSMDSSGSSHEELDLEMNNGNRQITLYNPPDINLPLSVGRSSPSWNLDSCDNILDVGLSSHVYETETFLNVVPSKVAKKCLKRGDSMWGAWFFFSFYFRPALNEKSKSKVIREASTGVGGGGCFSGFDKSDLKLDVFLVQHDMENMYMWAFKDKPDNALGKMQLRSYMNGHSRQGERPFPFSAEKGFVRSHRMQRKHYRGLSNPQCLHGIEFVPSPSLLCVSEEDKKRWMELTGRDLKFTIPPDASDFGSWRNLPNTDIELERPPHVTKPAPNNAKKILNGSGLHLTSNASFSSNGESSDQSPGGVNNNKKRKEFLSPGSSEEECCLTVNNIETHHAKDPPSWVNDFTGVMKNSCGPVTAAKTVYEDEEAYLVVITLPFVDLNTVKVSWRNNITNGIVKVTGLSTSRASYVKRRNRTFKLVDQTAEHCPPGEFMREIQLPNRIPEEANIEAYFDGTGPVLEIVVPKLRGGVEEEHEVRVRLRSHHLG